From the genome of Bradyrhizobium sp. SZCCHNS1050, one region includes:
- a CDS encoding autotransporter strand-loop-strand O-heptosyltransferase → MNVANFPRTSDPAMVPASALPSAQPGARTEASDHARKPRLPPPAAVPTQEGPQGLRFDFNDGCRVMLPDTGHAWHVRLSDLETANVLFDIDLRSGHVNSSKRYFVPFRLEVWSGPELLLCHDYDATDRDVLIQFPVGTIGDIIGWMSYAVKFKDLHRCRLSCAMGEPLIPLFRDAYPDIAFLSHETVQPERYYATYSVGLFFDDAELVHQPYDFRQVGLHRTAAHILGVDPAERPPRVALSEDSRPIEDPYVCIAMQATTACKHWNNPEGWQSIVAFLRETGYRVICIDQTAERSHGAYRTQIPAAAEDQTGDRPLPERARWLKHAAFFIGLSSGLSWLAWAVGTPVVLISGFTHPTNEFATPYRVINHHACNSCWNDASHRFDHEDFLWCPRWQGTSRQFECTRLITAAQVEGMLRRIPGFGQGLHPQPRTSQQQAAPAPFDRHRTSRAESAPESVESDEPVALAALLAQPCGDVARGGLAVGVTVAAGRLLDQAAAGIAEGDRAATASDLMGALQNYKQSIAIVRYLTVANPDDAGFQRNLSVALNRIGAVLFVQRNLEAAHAAYSASLAIIRKLTAAHRGNLSFERDLAWCHALLADVLAAQGRHAEAFEQRRANTALITHLANTVANDPSLQQALANSYQSLGDAFIPLGNIDGALAVYRISLGLTKQGLDANGQNDPAWNQLYTTLLQKIRTALLAQRQAAPPS, encoded by the coding sequence ATGAACGTTGCAAATTTTCCCCGCACCTCAGACCCGGCGATGGTGCCGGCAAGTGCGTTACCGTCCGCCCAGCCCGGCGCCCGCACCGAGGCGTCTGATCACGCACGAAAGCCGCGACTGCCGCCGCCAGCGGCCGTGCCGACCCAGGAGGGTCCCCAGGGGCTGCGCTTCGACTTCAACGACGGCTGTCGTGTCATGCTGCCCGACACCGGACACGCCTGGCACGTCCGATTGAGCGATCTCGAGACCGCCAACGTCCTGTTCGACATCGACCTGCGTTCTGGGCACGTCAACAGCAGCAAACGCTACTTTGTCCCGTTCAGGCTCGAAGTGTGGTCAGGGCCCGAGCTGCTGCTGTGCCACGACTATGACGCCACCGACCGCGACGTCCTGATCCAATTCCCGGTCGGCACGATCGGCGACATCATCGGCTGGATGAGCTATGCAGTGAAGTTCAAGGACCTGCATCGGTGCCGCCTGAGCTGTGCGATGGGCGAGCCGCTGATCCCGCTGTTCCGCGACGCCTACCCTGACATCGCATTCCTCAGCCACGAGACGGTCCAGCCGGAGCGATACTACGCAACCTACTCGGTCGGGCTGTTCTTCGACGATGCCGAGCTGGTCCATCAGCCCTATGATTTCAGGCAGGTCGGCCTGCATCGGACCGCAGCTCACATTCTCGGCGTGGATCCGGCCGAGCGTCCACCTCGCGTCGCGTTGAGCGAAGACAGCCGTCCCATCGAGGACCCCTATGTCTGCATCGCCATGCAAGCAACGACCGCGTGCAAGCACTGGAACAATCCTGAGGGCTGGCAGAGCATCGTGGCCTTCCTCCGCGAGACCGGCTATCGCGTGATCTGCATCGATCAGACCGCGGAGCGCAGCCACGGCGCCTACCGGACGCAAATTCCCGCCGCAGCCGAGGATCAGACCGGCGACCGGCCGCTGCCCGAGCGCGCCCGCTGGCTCAAGCACGCCGCGTTCTTCATCGGCCTTTCCTCGGGGTTGTCATGGCTGGCCTGGGCGGTCGGCACTCCGGTCGTGCTGATCAGCGGCTTCACCCACCCCACCAACGAGTTTGCGACCCCCTATCGGGTCATCAACCATCACGCCTGCAACAGTTGCTGGAATGATGCCAGTCATCGCTTCGACCATGAGGACTTTCTGTGGTGCCCGCGATGGCAGGGCACGTCCCGACAGTTCGAGTGCACGCGCCTGATCACGGCCGCGCAGGTCGAGGGCATGTTGCGCCGAATTCCCGGCTTCGGACAGGGATTGCATCCGCAACCGCGCACCTCTCAGCAGCAGGCGGCGCCTGCGCCCTTTGATCGGCATCGAACCTCGAGGGCAGAGTCGGCGCCGGAATCCGTGGAGAGCGACGAACCGGTCGCGCTCGCAGCACTGCTGGCGCAACCGTGCGGCGACGTTGCCCGCGGGGGCCTTGCAGTCGGCGTCACGGTCGCCGCCGGCAGGCTGCTGGATCAGGCTGCCGCCGGCATCGCGGAAGGCGATCGCGCAGCCACCGCGAGCGATCTCATGGGCGCGCTGCAGAACTACAAGCAGAGCATCGCCATCGTCAGGTACCTGACCGTAGCCAATCCGGACGACGCCGGGTTTCAACGCAACCTCTCGGTCGCCTTGAACCGCATTGGCGCCGTGTTGTTCGTTCAGCGAAACCTCGAGGCTGCGCATGCCGCCTATTCCGCCAGCCTCGCCATCATCCGGAAGCTGACCGCAGCTCACCGCGGCAATCTCAGCTTTGAGCGCGACCTCGCCTGGTGCCACGCTCTGCTGGCGGACGTGCTCGCCGCCCAGGGCCGCCATGCCGAAGCCTTCGAGCAGCGTCGCGCCAATACCGCGCTGATCACCCACCTCGCCAACACGGTCGCCAACGATCCGTCGCTGCAGCAGGCGCTTGCAAATTCCTACCAGAGTCTGGGCGATGCCTTCATTCCACTCGGCAACATCGACGGCGCGCTCGCCGTCTACCGGATCAGCCTGGGCCTGACCAAGCAAGGGCTGGACGCGAACGGGCAGAATGACCCGGCCTGGAATCAGCTCTACACTACACTGCTGCAGAAGATCAGGACTGCGCTCCTGGCACAGCGTCAGGCCGCGCCGCCGTCCTGA
- a CDS encoding HlyD family type I secretion periplasmic adaptor subunit: MKHINDFRPFDDDDYVRPKTRAVGPQGDALILELQRLQGAFDDGSDEDPRQRHGTRDGGKKRRRPPPSPGRPKPRSKKKGSTMGRALGASLSLFGLGAQAPRTRRGEGIREMDWQQPAPMRGNEPELSPPPRHPPARMAGSNSAPLLDLQDARRDGNFGVGAPRAVGQQNLPARLAHAPAVPQTRVGRLVGTAGTALTTGMTFIATQGTAADLDDGSDESLVPRVSRMFENELRLGLRVLLVAGVLGGGWLTLVPLAGAIVVPGNLVVQSNVKAIQHPTGGIVAEIKVDNGKRVAAGDLLVRLDATQSQAQLQAITKQLNEQRAKIARLSAERDGLDQPDYPSTLTSRQDDPNVRTVIASENALFKARATTRKSQKELLQGRIVQLNNEISGMESQLESKNKQIELIKGELAGVQELYDKRLVPLTRLTTLQREAARIDGERGQLVSSVAETRSKISEAELQTVKIDQDFRSEVVKDLSESQAKEGDLVEKGVAARDQLDRIEMRAPNSGTIHQLAIHTIGGVIKPGETVMELVPDSDELQVEGHVQPKDIDHVHTGQDAMVHFNAFNQRTTPKLSGQVSFVSPDITNDPRTGSTFYTVRITLSDEERKRLGNVNLMPGMQAEVYVQTGSRTMLSYLMKPVLDQWRRAFVE; this comes from the coding sequence ATGAAACACATCAACGACTTCAGGCCGTTCGACGACGACGATTATGTGCGACCGAAGACTCGCGCGGTCGGTCCGCAGGGCGATGCATTGATTCTCGAGCTGCAGCGGCTGCAGGGCGCATTCGACGACGGCTCCGACGAGGACCCGCGGCAGCGCCACGGCACACGGGACGGCGGCAAGAAGCGACGGCGTCCGCCACCGTCGCCAGGCAGGCCAAAGCCGCGTTCGAAGAAGAAGGGCAGCACCATGGGCCGCGCCCTCGGTGCGTCGCTGTCGCTGTTCGGTCTCGGCGCCCAGGCGCCCCGGACACGCCGGGGTGAAGGCATCCGCGAGATGGACTGGCAGCAGCCCGCACCGATGCGCGGCAACGAGCCGGAGCTGTCGCCGCCGCCGCGCCATCCGCCCGCGCGCATGGCGGGCAGCAATTCGGCGCCCCTGCTCGACCTGCAGGATGCACGACGCGACGGCAATTTCGGCGTCGGCGCGCCGCGCGCGGTCGGGCAGCAGAACCTTCCCGCCCGTCTGGCGCATGCGCCTGCCGTTCCGCAAACCCGTGTCGGCCGCCTGGTCGGTACCGCCGGTACGGCCTTGACCACCGGCATGACCTTCATTGCGACGCAAGGAACGGCGGCCGATCTCGACGACGGTTCGGACGAATCGCTGGTGCCGCGCGTCAGCCGCATGTTCGAGAACGAGTTGCGTCTCGGCTTGCGGGTGCTGCTTGTCGCCGGCGTTCTCGGCGGCGGCTGGCTGACCCTCGTGCCGCTCGCCGGCGCGATCGTGGTTCCCGGCAATCTCGTGGTGCAATCCAACGTGAAGGCCATTCAGCATCCGACCGGCGGCATTGTCGCGGAAATCAAGGTCGACAACGGCAAGCGCGTCGCGGCGGGCGATCTGCTCGTGCGGCTCGACGCTACGCAGAGCCAGGCCCAGCTCCAGGCGATCACCAAGCAATTGAACGAGCAGCGCGCCAAGATTGCGCGGCTCTCGGCCGAGCGTGACGGTCTCGATCAGCCGGACTATCCGTCCACTCTGACCTCACGTCAGGACGATCCGAACGTCCGCACCGTGATCGCGTCGGAGAACGCGCTGTTCAAGGCCCGTGCCACGACCCGCAAGAGCCAGAAAGAGCTGCTGCAGGGCCGCATCGTCCAGCTGAACAACGAAATCAGCGGCATGGAGTCTCAGCTCGAATCCAAGAACAAGCAGATCGAGCTGATCAAGGGCGAGTTGGCCGGCGTGCAGGAGCTCTATGACAAGCGGCTCGTTCCGCTGACGCGACTGACCACGCTGCAGCGGGAAGCCGCTCGGATCGACGGTGAACGCGGCCAGCTGGTGTCCAGCGTGGCGGAGACGAGGTCCAAGATCAGCGAAGCCGAGCTCCAGACCGTCAAGATCGATCAGGATTTCCGCAGTGAGGTGGTCAAGGACCTCAGCGAGTCCCAGGCCAAGGAAGGCGATCTGGTCGAGAAGGGCGTCGCCGCGCGCGACCAGCTCGATCGCATCGAGATGCGCGCGCCGAACTCCGGCACCATCCACCAGCTCGCGATCCACACCATCGGCGGCGTCATCAAGCCGGGTGAGACCGTCATGGAGCTGGTCCCCGATTCGGACGAACTGCAGGTCGAAGGGCACGTCCAGCCCAAGGATATCGATCACGTTCACACCGGGCAGGATGCGATGGTCCACTTCAACGCCTTCAACCAGCGCACCACGCCGAAATTGAGCGGCCAGGTCTCGTTCGTGTCGCCTGATATCACCAATGACCCGCGAACCGGCTCCACCTTCTACACGGTCAGGATCACGCTGTCCGACGAGGAGCGCAAGCGGCTCGGCAACGTCAACCTGATGCCCGGCATGCAGGCCGAAGTCTACGTTCAAACCGGCAGCCGGACGATGCTCAGCTATCTGATGAAGCCGGTTCTCGATCAGTGGCGCCGCGCCTTCGTGGAGTAA